The genomic stretch GGAGTTTTTATTATCTCTCCTGCTGATAAAGGAGGGCGTTTATACCAACCATCGACTAAATTAAAGCAAATTTGTCATCCTTTTTCTCCTTTACTGTTAAATTATCGTTTTCTTTTGAATAATCGCAGTATTACGACTTTAAGTGTAGGGGCAAGTAATCCTGAAGAATTAACCATTCCCCTATCAGTAGCCGATGAGGATGGAGAATTAACCTCTTTAGAGTTAGAAATCTTTGATAAAATAGACAAAACCCTTCAAGATACTTTAAAACTCGATCGATGTTCACAATGTTATCAGTGTCTGCCTTGTCCTGAAAATATTAATATTCCAGAAATTTTGCGGTTACGAAACTTAGGAGTTGCTTTGGATATGACAGATTATGCTAGTTATCGTTATCAAATGCTAGAAAATGCAGGACATTGGTTTTGGGGTAAAAAAGGGGATAAATGTACAGATTGTGGTGAATGTTTACCTAAATGCCCAGAAAATCTCAATATTCCTGATTTATTAAGAGATAGTCATACTCGGTTTAATGGTAGTGCAAGGCGACGCTTATGGGAATAATCTCAACTGCCGTTGTACCTTCTTCAATTGAATAGAGAATTGAGAGAGATAATCTCTAAGATTATTGTTCATTTTCATTTTGCACTGTTCCACAATGATAACAATAGGGCATCAATTTATAAGTTAAACTTTGACAATTATGGCATTCTACATATTGACTATAACCGCAATGGGGGCAATGATGATGATCTCTTTGAATTTTTTTTCCGCAATTTAAACACCGAGATTTTTCGACTCTTTTACTAGCTTGATTTTTAGGATTAAAAACAATTTGTTGAAAAAATTTGA from Geminocystis sp. NIES-3709 encodes the following:
- a CDS encoding aldo/keto reductase, yielding MKYRRFGKTELNLSIFSLGLMRCCYEESQLLNTLQKALELGINHLETARGYGESEKYLGLALQKLKIPRNQIFITTKLTPVNDSQVMKKWLDESLQNLGIDYIDCLAIHGINTWQHLDLLTEGNSYLTVLSQAKKEGKIRHLGFSTHGSLELISATLSTGFFEFVNLHYYYFFQHNYPIVELAEKMDLGVFIISPADKGGRLYQPSTKLKQICHPFSPLLLNYRFLLNNRSITTLSVGASNPEELTIPLSVADEDGELTSLELEIFDKIDKTLQDTLKLDRCSQCYQCLPCPENINIPEILRLRNLGVALDMTDYASYRYQMLENAGHWFWGKKGDKCTDCGECLPKCPENLNIPDLLRDSHTRFNGSARRRLWE